The genomic region GCAGCCCGGTAGCGCACCTGAATGGGGTTCAGGTGGTCGGCGGTTCAAATCCGCCCTCCCCGACCATAGATAGGGAAAACGGAGGGTCGACCACCTAAACAGACCCCGAGGCAGATAGGGGACAAGTTCGGTGGTGACCACCTAAATAGATTTGGCCGGCCTCCCCGAAAAGAATATGGCTGCTGTGGCGACAGACGTTAGTCTGGGTAGGGTAGTGGATGGTTTTGTCCTGACCTTGCGAAGCGAAGGCAAGTCCCCCAAGACCGTAGAGTTCCACGGAGGCAATCTGCGCCGCCTTGCTTGGTATGCTGGCCAGATGGGGTGGCCCGAGGACATTCGACAGATAGACCAGTGGCGAGTAAAGGAATTCCTCGTTTACGTGGCCGAGAGCCGAGACCGTTGGGGGCTTCGGGGCAACGGCGCTGAGAGCTCTCGTCCCCGAGCAAGCTACAATACGACATGGCACTACTACGTGACCCTGCGGGTCTTCTTCGGCTGGGCGGTCAGAGAAGGGTTCTTGGAGAAGTCCCCTGTGGACGGCGTGAAGTTAAAGCGGCCTAGCCCGCCAGTGGTAGAGCCATACACGCCAGAGCAAATCCAGGGCCTGCTCAAGGTGTGCGACTGGGACTTCGAGCATAACGCCCGTTTCCTCGCGTCCAGAAACAGAGCTATCGTCCTGACATTACTTGACACTGGACTCCGGTTGGGAGAGTTGGTGGGCATCCGGCTACAAGACATTGACCGGGATCGAGGCTTGATAGCGGTGGTGGGCAAGGGCCGGAAGGAGAGAGTGGTGAGAGTAGGGCAGGTGTGTCAGAAAGCGCTCTGGCGCTACCTCATACAGCGGGGGCAGGCTTCTTCGTCCTCGCTCTGGCTCACCGAAGAGAGACGTCCCCTTGCCGCCAGAGCGGTGCAGGACATGGTAAGGCGCCTACGCAAACGGGCGGGATTGGGCAACGTCGAGGGCTTGGTCCACAAGTTCCGACATACTTTCGCGCTGCAGTTCTTGAGAGCGGACCGAAACACTTTCAATCTCCAGTACCTTCTTGGTCATTCCACATTGGAGATGACCAGGCGCTACGTGCAGACCCTGGGCATGCAAGATGCACTGGAAGCCCACGTCAATGCCAGCCCTGTTGACGCCCTGGGGTTAAAGGGATGAAGACAGAGCATTCTTGCCCGGAGTGCCTTGATGGAGATATCGGACTGGAAAGCGTCTGCGCCACTTGCGGAAGGAAGCCCGGGGACCCTCCTTTCCCCGACCTTGTCCGAGCCAAGCTAGCGTCCAGGGAATGGCAGGCCAAGCTTTCCGACGCGCGGCAGCGGGTGGGTCTCCCAACGGAAGGGCTGCCGGCAGAGGCTGCGCCCGCATATTTGCTTCTGGCGTACAAGGGGTTCTCCAACTTGTGGATTGGCGCAATCACGGGAAAGACCATAGGCGACATGAGCCTCCTCCGGGTCCCAGGATGGCTGATGTTCGTCCGGATGACAGCGGCAAGGTTGGCGACTGAGCTGCGCATTACGGAATGCGATGATATCCTGCCTCATCTCGTTTCGCCGCAACGTTGGTCCCTGGGGATGATTCACCCATGTCAGGGCGAAACAGCGCAGGAAAAGGAGTTCGACCGCCAGCTATGTATGCTCCTGGGGCTCCCCCCGAAGCTGCTACATGAGGGCATGCGGGCATCCCTTGGCACGCTCCTAAAGCACGAGGCCAGCTGGGCCGAACTTCAGGAGGTACTTGGCGTTCTCTTCCCCTCGATGGGAAAGATGAAGCCCAACACCTTCAAGCGTACCATCGACCGGGCCATGAAGAAGAAAGCCAGCAGACAGCCTCACTACCGCGCCCTCAGGGACTTGTGGACACGAATCGAGGGACTGACTGAGACGGCTGAACCTGATGATTAGCCAATAGTACTCCACCCGCCGGGCAGAAATTGAGCAGACGACCTCGTCTGCTCAATTCGTTTTTGTAGGACAATCGACCCCCGTTTTGTCCCATTAGGCGAGCCATCCTCGTTTCCTAAGATTCGATGTGTGGGGAGCGAGGGGCACATGTCCGTACAAGAGGCAGGCCGCCAAGGAGGGCTTCGCTGCCTACTACGGCATGGGCATGCCTTCATGGCAGACATAGGGAGAAAGGGCCAGAAGGTCATGCGGTCGAAGCACCCCTCTATGGCCGCCCAATGGGGCCGTATGGGCGGGCGGCCCAGGAAGCCGGACTTGGCTGGGGCGGGGGAATGCAGAAAGAAGGAGGTCGGCGGGGAGGCCGGCCACCCACCCCCTCCCCAGCCGCCAGAATAGGTATCGTGGCACAATGCGACAACGGCCAGTCTCCACAAGGCGCCAAGGAAGGCCGCGACAGATGCCGCAAGAAGGTTAGAGGCGTCGGGGGTGGAGTGAGCGCAAGAGCCTATCTGGAGCCCCACGAGGTGAAGTCTCTGGAGGATGCGGCCACCAACCTCCGGGACCGCCTGCTGGTCAGGCTGCTGTTCTACCAGGGATGTCGAGTCTCCGAAGCTCTGGGTATCGCGGTAGACGATGTTAACCTGGCCGGCGGCACAGTCACCATCCAGCATCTGAAGACACGTATGAGGCTCTCGTGTCCTCAGTGCGAAACGAGGCTTGGCATGAGCCACAGCTTCTGCCCCAAATGCGGGTCAAAGGTGGAGAAGATGGTCGCTGAGGAGTGGGAGCACCGCCGGGTGAGGACCCTGCCCGTAGACGCACAAACCTCGGACATGCTGGGGGACTACATCCAGCGAGGCGGCCCCGTCATGAAGGGTGAAAGGCAACTCCTCTTCGGCATCGGCCGTGGCCAGGTATGGCGCGTGGTCTCGGAGTGCGCCCGCCGGGCGGGGCTGGGCGACCTCCTCAACCCCGAGACCGGGAGGAGGAGAGGAGTGAGTCCCCATCGGTTGCGAGATGCCTTCGCCGTACATGCCATGAAGCTTGACGACTCGGGGGACGGTCTCAGGCTTCTACAAGAACACCTGGGTCACGTCAGCTTCAACACGACTGCCAGGTACAGGAAGGTAGCAGGCGAGGAGCACAGGGAGTGGTATGACAAGCTGTGGGACAAGCAGGCTCATGAAAACCCCGCGGTCAATAAGAGGAAACGGCCGTGGTCCTGCCCCTGAAGCCGGCCATGGGCGGCTTCCTGCGGGCTGTCGGCTGCGGCAAGTTCATCCGTGAGTTCCTTATGGGCCACAGTCCAGAGGGCTCGCCAGCGATAGACCCTGCCGTTGGCGCCCCCCAGGCGGAGATCTTCTACCACTACAAGATGGCCCTTATCAAGGCTACCGCCCTGGACAGGACCACCAGGAGAGAAGAGCAGCTGGCGCGCCGCGAGAACCGCGCTATAAGCCCAGACAATATCGAGAGGCTGACGGAAAGATACGTGGCCCGGTCTCCCTACAAGGCGAGCGGTGGCCGGTATCATAGCTTTGTCGTCTACTTCTCCACCCTGCGGAGGCTGGGCTGGGTGGAGCCCACCGGCGAGGAGGAGCCCTCCCAGCCCCGGGACTACCACCCCAACTTTGAGCCCCGGACCTACTACCGCCTCACCGCCGAGGGGATGAGGGCGATGGTCCCGATAGTCTTCGACCCCATCCTCCTGCTC from Chloroflexota bacterium harbors:
- a CDS encoding tyrosine-type recombinase/integrase, translating into MATDVSLGRVVDGFVLTLRSEGKSPKTVEFHGGNLRRLAWYAGQMGWPEDIRQIDQWRVKEFLVYVAESRDRWGLRGNGAESSRPRASYNTTWHYYVTLRVFFGWAVREGFLEKSPVDGVKLKRPSPPVVEPYTPEQIQGLLKVCDWDFEHNARFLASRNRAIVLTLLDTGLRLGELVGIRLQDIDRDRGLIAVVGKGRKERVVRVGQVCQKALWRYLIQRGQASSSSLWLTEERRPLAARAVQDMVRRLRKRAGLGNVEGLVHKFRHTFALQFLRADRNTFNLQYLLGHSTLEMTRRYVQTLGMQDALEAHVNASPVDALGLKG
- a CDS encoding tyrosine-type recombinase/integrase, which translates into the protein MQKEGGRRGGRPPTPSPAARIGIVAQCDNGQSPQGAKEGRDRCRKKVRGVGGGVSARAYLEPHEVKSLEDAATNLRDRLLVRLLFYQGCRVSEALGIAVDDVNLAGGTVTIQHLKTRMRLSCPQCETRLGMSHSFCPKCGSKVEKMVAEEWEHRRVRTLPVDAQTSDMLGDYIQRGGPVMKGERQLLFGIGRGQVWRVVSECARRAGLGDLLNPETGRRRGVSPHRLRDAFAVHAMKLDDSGDGLRLLQEHLGHVSFNTTARYRKVAGEEHREWYDKLWDKQAHENPAVNKRKRPWSCP